The Vibrio echinoideorum genome includes a region encoding these proteins:
- the abiEi gene encoding type IV toxin-antitoxin system AbiEi family antitoxin: MTKVEKLISAMAESSKFGKGVFSKAELAYLLNVEQTPRFNKFLYDCVKKGTINRIANGLFESTITPPNPRTAIYEVARKLRPGYLNYISLESELSRTGEISQIIMDRLTLMTRGRSGTFKTRYGVVEFTHTKHKVSQLENDLFFDEEVKMYRAMPHRALADLKSCKRNLQMINH; this comes from the coding sequence GTGACTAAGGTAGAAAAACTAATTTCAGCTATGGCTGAATCAAGTAAATTTGGCAAAGGCGTATTCAGTAAGGCTGAACTTGCCTACCTTCTCAATGTCGAACAAACACCCCGTTTTAACAAATTTCTGTACGACTGTGTTAAAAAAGGCACCATTAATCGAATCGCTAATGGTCTTTTTGAAAGCACAATCACCCCTCCAAATCCCCGAACTGCAATATATGAAGTCGCCCGTAAATTAAGGCCTGGCTACCTAAATTATATAAGTTTAGAGAGTGAATTATCACGTACTGGAGAGATATCTCAAATCATTATGGATCGCCTGACTCTAATGACTCGGGGGCGAAGTGGGACATTTAAAACTCGCTACGGAGTGGTTGAGTTTACACATACTAAGCACAAAGTATCACAGCTTGAAAATGACCTATTCTTCGACGAAGAGGTGAAAATGTATCGAGCTATGCCTCATCGAGCATTAGCCGATTTAAAAAGCTGTAAACGAAACCTACAAATGATAAATCACTAA
- a CDS encoding nucleotidyl transferase AbiEii/AbiGii toxin family protein: MLKQKIDEILKRNPELAPVVEVIEKEILHHDILHVMTEHGALQRLTFIGGTSLRLCYNSSRLSEDLDFNGGHDFKPSMFDGLEDKIQSFLQKKYEIPVYVNKPSPDKQGNTSSWKISIEKEPNRADLPRQKMHIDVCALPSFDLTNRVPINHYGIDTPTEGMLIRCQTMDEILADKFIALAYRARRIKPRDVWDIVWLNQRGIEVNNQLINNKLEARDKERDDFLIALGRQMKNLTENDAVKADFNSEMSRFVPQTLQAKTLDVPEYWDYVRETISNMGKRVSQPSSPTNKFDMSL; this comes from the coding sequence ATGCTAAAACAAAAAATAGACGAAATTCTAAAACGTAACCCTGAGTTAGCACCCGTTGTTGAAGTGATCGAAAAAGAGATACTTCATCATGATATTTTGCATGTCATGACAGAACACGGGGCACTACAAAGACTCACCTTCATTGGCGGTACCTCACTACGCCTTTGCTACAACAGTTCTCGGTTATCTGAAGACTTAGACTTTAATGGTGGTCATGATTTTAAGCCATCGATGTTTGATGGGCTTGAGGATAAAATACAGAGCTTTTTGCAAAAGAAATATGAAATACCTGTATACGTCAATAAACCTAGCCCAGACAAGCAAGGGAATACATCATCGTGGAAAATCAGCATCGAGAAAGAACCAAACCGTGCTGATCTGCCCAGACAGAAAATGCACATTGATGTTTGTGCTTTACCCTCTTTCGATTTGACAAATCGAGTGCCTATAAATCACTACGGAATTGACACACCAACAGAAGGTATGCTGATCCGTTGCCAAACAATGGACGAGATTTTAGCTGATAAATTCATTGCTTTAGCATACAGGGCAAGGCGAATTAAGCCCCGTGATGTGTGGGATATTGTGTGGCTAAATCAAAGAGGCATTGAGGTCAATAACCAGTTAATCAACAACAAACTAGAGGCCCGTGACAAAGAACGTGATGACTTTTTGATTGCGCTGGGCAGGCAAATGAAAAACCTAACTGAAAATGATGCAGTTAAGGCTGACTTCAACAGCGAGATGAGTCGATTTGTACCTCAAACATTGCAAGCAAAAACGCTTGATGTACCTGAGTATTGGGACTATGTGAGAGAAACAATCAGTAACATGGGTAAGAGAGTTTCACAACCAAGCTCACCAACAAATAAATTTGATATGAGCCTTTAG
- the cysN gene encoding sulfate adenylyltransferase subunit CysN, with translation MSHSSELIATDIEAYLKVHENKDLLRFLTCGNVDDGKSTLIGRLLFDSKLIYEDQMAAIEKDSQKFNTTDGDFDLALLVDGLQSEREQGITIDVAYRYFSTDKRKFIIADTPGHEQYTRNMVTGASTCDLAIVMVDARHGIQTQTRRHSYICSLLGIKHIIVAINKMDLMEYSQEVYQKIKADYRDMAKNFNIDDIRFVPISALNGDNVVTPSEAMDWYPGATLMKLLETVKVDQDKDLEHMRFPVQYVNRPNLNFRGFCGTLASGLVQVGDEVTALPSGKTSRVKSIYTFDGELDTARPGQAITITLEDEIDVSRGDMLVHNGHEPKVTNKVNAHVVWMGENPMRTHKEYIFKFATKSCVGKVTAIPHKIDVNTLEQHAEESETLDLNEIALSEITLTDKIAVDTYQTLPQTGSFIVIDRHNNVTVGAGMVASVSDEKAEEGRVYSSSEKDLNAYVRKHFPEWGCAEI, from the coding sequence ATGTCTCACAGCTCAGAGCTTATCGCAACGGACATCGAAGCGTATCTGAAAGTCCATGAAAACAAAGATTTATTGCGATTTTTAACGTGCGGTAACGTTGATGATGGTAAATCCACATTGATTGGTCGTCTGCTTTTTGATTCAAAGCTGATTTACGAAGACCAAATGGCTGCGATTGAGAAAGATTCTCAGAAGTTTAACACCACCGATGGTGATTTTGATTTAGCACTTCTCGTAGATGGCCTTCAGTCAGAGCGCGAGCAGGGTATCACCATAGATGTAGCGTACCGTTACTTCTCTACCGATAAACGTAAGTTCATCATTGCTGATACTCCAGGACATGAGCAGTACACGCGTAATATGGTAACGGGCGCTTCTACGTGTGATCTAGCGATTGTAATGGTCGATGCGCGTCACGGTATTCAAACCCAAACCCGTCGTCACAGTTACATCTGTAGTCTGCTGGGTATTAAGCACATCATTGTCGCTATCAACAAAATGGACTTAATGGAGTACAGCCAAGAGGTGTACCAGAAGATTAAAGCGGACTACCGCGATATGGCGAAGAACTTCAACATCGACGACATTCGCTTTGTGCCAATCTCAGCTCTGAACGGTGACAACGTGGTGACGCCAAGCGAAGCAATGGACTGGTATCCTGGCGCAACGCTGATGAAACTGCTTGAAACTGTAAAGGTTGACCAAGACAAAGACCTTGAGCACATGCGCTTCCCAGTGCAGTACGTGAACCGTCCGAACCTGAACTTCCGCGGCTTCTGCGGCACGCTAGCGTCTGGCCTAGTTCAAGTGGGTGATGAAGTAACTGCGTTACCATCAGGTAAGACCTCTCGTGTGAAGTCTATTTACACCTTCGATGGCGAATTGGATACCGCACGTCCAGGGCAAGCGATTACCATCACCTTGGAAGATGAAATTGATGTGTCACGCGGCGATATGCTAGTGCACAACGGTCATGAGCCTAAAGTCACCAATAAAGTGAACGCTCACGTCGTATGGATGGGTGAGAACCCAATGCGCACGCACAAAGAGTACATCTTTAAGTTCGCCACTAAGTCGTGTGTAGGTAAAGTCACCGCTATCCCTCACAAAATTGATGTGAACACCCTTGAGCAACACGCTGAAGAGAGCGAAACGTTAGACCTTAACGAGATTGCTTTGTCTGAGATTACATTGACCGACAAAATTGCTGTCGATACTTACCAAACATTGCCGCAAACCGGTTCGTTCATTGTGATTGACCGTCACAATAATGTGACAGTGGGCGCGGGTATGGTTGCATCGGTATCGGATGAAAAAGCTGAAGAAGGTCGAGTTTATTCTTCATCAGAAAAAGACTTGAACGCCTACGTGCGTAAGCACTTTCCTGAGTGGGGCTGTGCTGAAATTTAA
- a CDS encoding DHH family phosphoesterase, translating into MHYDVFNGDADGIIALLQLRFAEPKDSKLITGVKRDIKLLKQVDINNAKSVTALDISMEKNLPELEALLENNIKVFYCDHHRSGDIPQSDNLDALINLDAEVCTSLLINERLGGKHAKWAVAAAFGDNLFTSAEKLAQEIGLTESETEFLKELGTLINYNGYGATLNDLHIEPAILYKQLTTYVDPLSLLDDENSPYHTLKKGYELDRNQVLRITPTHSDTQCKVFELPCEAWARRISGVFGNELANQSPELAHAVLTLNTNHQDYTVSVRAPLSNRVGADDICSSFPSGGGRKAAAGINALTLDDKQKFIDTLSAYYAN; encoded by the coding sequence ATGCATTACGACGTGTTTAACGGTGATGCGGATGGCATCATTGCACTGCTGCAACTGCGATTCGCTGAGCCGAAAGACTCCAAACTGATTACTGGCGTGAAGCGTGACATCAAATTGCTAAAGCAGGTGGATATCAACAACGCTAAATCAGTAACCGCGCTGGATATCTCCATGGAGAAAAACCTGCCAGAGCTCGAAGCGCTTCTAGAAAACAACATCAAAGTGTTTTATTGCGACCATCACCGAAGTGGCGATATCCCGCAGTCAGATAACCTGGATGCACTCATCAATCTGGACGCGGAAGTGTGCACCAGTTTATTGATTAATGAGCGTCTTGGCGGCAAACATGCTAAGTGGGCGGTCGCAGCTGCTTTTGGTGACAATCTGTTTACTTCCGCAGAAAAACTGGCACAAGAGATTGGCTTAACCGAATCAGAAACTGAGTTCTTAAAAGAGCTGGGCACGTTGATTAACTATAACGGTTATGGCGCGACACTAAATGACTTGCACATTGAGCCCGCAATACTTTATAAGCAACTGACTACCTACGTTGATCCTCTATCACTTTTAGATGATGAGAACTCGCCGTATCACACGCTGAAGAAAGGGTACGAGCTCGACCGTAACCAAGTGCTGAGGATTACCCCAACGCACTCGGACACGCAGTGCAAAGTGTTTGAACTGCCATGTGAAGCATGGGCAAGGCGCATCAGTGGCGTGTTTGGCAATGAACTGGCCAACCAAAGCCCAGAATTGGCACATGCGGTATTAACGCTCAACACAAACCACCAAGATTACACGGTGAGCGTACGCGCACCACTGAGTAATCGTGTAGGCGCGGATGACATTTGCTCATCGTTTCCCTCTGGTGGTGGTCGAAAAGCAGCAGCTGGCATTAATGCGCTCACCCTCGATGACAAACAGAAGTTCATCGACACACTGTCAGCGTACTACGCCAATTAA
- the cysC gene encoding adenylyl-sulfate kinase: MTTPYQRKNHDSVSGDVVWHNSTVTHEDRVALKGQKPVILWFTGLSGSGKSTVANAVESKLLQMGKYSYLLDGDNVRHGLNKDLGFSDADRVENIRRIGEVAKLFVDAGNIVLTAFISPFISDRQQVRELVTEGEFIEVFVDTPLEVCEARDPKGLYKKARAGEIKHFTGIDSEYQAPVNPEIHLQTADLSVEACADFVVTELEKKGYLQLGDRA; encoded by the coding sequence ATGACGACTCCATACCAACGTAAAAACCATGACTCTGTGAGCGGTGATGTCGTATGGCATAACTCAACTGTGACTCATGAAGACCGTGTTGCGCTTAAAGGGCAGAAGCCGGTGATACTTTGGTTTACCGGCCTTAGTGGGTCAGGTAAGTCGACCGTTGCCAATGCCGTGGAAAGCAAATTGTTGCAAATGGGCAAGTATAGCTACCTATTAGATGGGGACAATGTGCGCCATGGTTTAAACAAAGACCTAGGTTTTTCAGACGCCGACCGCGTTGAAAATATTCGACGCATCGGAGAGGTGGCGAAACTGTTTGTGGATGCGGGCAATATTGTATTAACCGCATTTATCTCACCGTTTATTTCTGATCGTCAGCAAGTACGTGAACTCGTCACCGAAGGTGAGTTTATCGAGGTGTTTGTCGATACGCCACTTGAGGTGTGTGAAGCTCGTGACCCGAAAGGTCTGTATAAGAAGGCGCGTGCTGGTGAGATTAAGCATTTCACAGGCATCGATTCTGAATATCAAGCGCCAGTGAATCCTGAAATCCACCTTCAAACCGCTGATTTAAGCGTTGAAGCATGCGCAGATTTTGTTGTGACCGAGCTTGAAAAGAAAGGCTACTTACAGCTAGGAGATCGTGCCTAA
- the cysD gene encoding sulfate adenylyltransferase subunit CysD → MSQERMTHLKQLEAESIHIMREVAAEFDNPVMLYSVGKDSSVMLHLAQKAFAPAIPPFPLMHVDTTWKFKEMIEFRDYMAEKVGMKLIVHQNSEGLEMGISPFEHGSSLHTDIMKTQGLKQALDKHGFDAAFGGARRDEEKSRAKERVYSFRDEHHRWDPKNQRPELWNVYNGKVNKGESIRVFPLSNWTELDIWQYIYLESIEIPGLYLADKRPVIERDGMLIMKDDERMELKEGEVVEEKMVRFRTLGCYPLTGAVESEAATLPEIIQEMLLTTTSERQGRAIDHDSSGSMEKKKREGYF, encoded by the coding sequence ATTTCTCAAGAGCGCATGACTCATCTCAAGCAACTGGAAGCTGAGTCTATTCATATTATGCGCGAAGTAGCGGCCGAGTTTGATAACCCTGTGATGCTGTACTCGGTGGGTAAAGATTCATCGGTGATGCTACATCTTGCGCAAAAAGCGTTTGCTCCCGCGATTCCACCCTTTCCGCTTATGCACGTAGACACCACGTGGAAGTTCAAAGAAATGATTGAGTTTCGTGACTACATGGCTGAAAAAGTCGGAATGAAGTTGATTGTGCATCAAAACTCTGAAGGCCTGGAAATGGGCATCAGCCCATTTGAGCATGGTAGTTCTCTACATACTGACATAATGAAAACACAAGGCTTGAAGCAAGCGCTAGACAAGCATGGTTTTGATGCTGCGTTTGGCGGCGCACGTCGTGACGAAGAGAAATCACGTGCCAAAGAGCGTGTGTATTCGTTTCGTGATGAGCACCATCGCTGGGATCCGAAAAACCAACGCCCTGAGCTATGGAATGTGTACAACGGTAAAGTGAACAAAGGCGAAAGCATTCGTGTGTTTCCGCTATCAAACTGGACTGAGCTGGACATCTGGCAGTACATCTACCTAGAGAGCATCGAAATCCCAGGTTTGTACCTAGCAGACAAGCGCCCTGTGATTGAGCGTGACGGCATGCTTATCATGAAAGATGATGAGCGCATGGAGCTTAAAGAAGGCGAAGTGGTTGAAGAGAAGATGGTGCGTTTTCGTACCCTTGGCTGTTACCCGCTAACGGGCGCCGTTGAATCTGAAGCCGCTACCCTACCTGAAATCATTCAAGAGATGCTGCTGACCACGACTTCTGAGCGTCAAGGTCGCGCCATTGACCACGATTCTTCTGGTTCGATGGAGAAGAAGAAACGCGAAGGGTATTTCTAA
- a CDS encoding SLC13 family permease, whose protein sequence is MLEWFVSPAMQVLVLFIATIFGLIRFQAHSDKVFGVLLLALYVSSLVSTQQVIVSFSNKGLLTLILLMVCSVALEKTKLLRLITNYIIGPNYRLTWLRLFSLTTFSSAILNNTAVVSTMLAPIRNNPHHKASKLLLPLSYAAILGGTLTLVGTSTNLIVNSLVIDSGLPSLEFFDFTAVGLCLVVGCGLLLYLLSPLLPDYGKSHVQMRDYIIDTKVSAQSDLVGKTVEQNGLRHLESLFLVEILRQGRLISPVTPHEVIQPNDRLLFSGDVKKVTILTQFDGLSLFASDSGLPLNNLSEVVIRPESHLVGKTLKYAGFRALFDAAVVAIKRDGEALSGKLGDVELQAGDYLVLAVGEDFSSRNNISKNFFLLSELETDHCLEGWKEKLAIGGFLGAILLAAIGVVSLFKVMLILLGIFLLTGCLSANEVLQRVPKNIWLIISSALLLSQALSNSGALDGMESLVHSYDQLFTPFIGLVVVYLLAWLMTELVTNNAAAALVFPISLELASNLSANPQAYILAVAFGASASFISPYGYQTNLMVFNAGQYKLQDFVKVGVPMCLLYGVIVLTAIPAFIGL, encoded by the coding sequence TTGTTAGAGTGGTTTGTTAGTCCGGCGATGCAGGTGCTGGTTTTATTCATTGCGACTATCTTTGGGTTAATTCGTTTTCAGGCTCATTCTGACAAAGTGTTCGGTGTTTTGTTGCTCGCCTTATACGTGAGCTCTTTAGTGAGCACTCAGCAGGTGATTGTTAGCTTTTCCAACAAGGGGTTACTGACTTTAATCTTGCTAATGGTTTGTTCTGTAGCGCTGGAAAAAACCAAACTACTGCGTTTGATTACTAATTACATCATTGGGCCTAATTATCGCCTCACCTGGTTGCGCCTTTTTAGTCTTACTACGTTTTCGTCTGCTATTTTAAACAATACGGCGGTGGTTTCGACCATGCTAGCGCCTATTCGTAATAACCCACATCATAAAGCCAGTAAACTGTTGCTTCCGCTTTCTTATGCGGCGATTCTGGGTGGGACGCTAACCCTAGTTGGCACGTCAACCAACTTGATCGTCAATAGCTTAGTGATCGACTCTGGTTTGCCTAGTCTTGAATTTTTTGATTTTACGGCTGTTGGTCTTTGCCTAGTAGTTGGTTGTGGCTTGTTGCTGTATCTATTAAGTCCATTATTGCCCGATTATGGAAAAAGTCATGTGCAGATGCGTGACTACATTATCGATACGAAAGTGTCTGCTCAATCAGATTTAGTAGGAAAAACTGTCGAGCAAAACGGCCTGCGCCATCTAGAATCATTATTTTTGGTGGAAATATTACGTCAGGGTCGTTTAATTTCTCCAGTCACCCCTCATGAAGTCATTCAACCTAACGATCGATTACTGTTTAGTGGTGATGTAAAAAAAGTGACCATCCTAACGCAGTTTGACGGCCTTTCATTATTTGCTAGTGACAGTGGCTTGCCTTTGAATAACCTATCTGAAGTGGTCATTCGTCCTGAAAGTCATTTAGTCGGTAAAACATTAAAATATGCAGGCTTTCGAGCATTGTTTGATGCTGCGGTCGTGGCTATCAAGCGTGACGGTGAAGCGTTATCAGGAAAGTTGGGTGATGTGGAGCTACAAGCTGGTGATTATTTGGTTTTGGCTGTCGGTGAGGACTTCTCTTCAAGAAACAACATTAGCAAAAACTTCTTTTTGCTTAGTGAGCTTGAAACCGATCATTGCTTAGAGGGATGGAAAGAGAAGCTAGCCATTGGCGGTTTCTTAGGCGCAATATTATTGGCCGCCATTGGCGTTGTATCCTTGTTTAAAGTTATGCTAATACTGCTTGGCATTTTCTTATTGACGGGCTGTCTCTCTGCTAATGAAGTACTGCAACGAGTACCAAAAAACATTTGGTTAATTATTTCGTCTGCATTACTGCTTTCTCAAGCGCTGTCTAACAGCGGCGCATTAGATGGAATGGAATCTTTGGTTCATTCTTATGACCAATTGTTTACACCCTTTATTGGGCTTGTGGTTGTGTATTTGTTAGCATGGTTAATGACCGAGTTAGTGACCAACAATGCGGCTGCCGCATTGGTGTTTCCGATAAGTCTTGAACTTGCTTCGAATTTATCGGCTAACCCACAAGCCTACATTCTCGCGGTGGCGTTTGGCGCCAGTGCCAGCTTTATTAGCCCCTATGGATACCAGACCAATTTAATGGTGTTCAATGCAGGACAATATAAGCTACAAGATTTCGTAAAAGTGGGCGTACCCATGTGCCTGCTTTATGGCGTGATTGTGTTAACCGCAATCCCTGCCTTTATTGGATTATAA
- a CDS encoding glycosyltransferase family 4 protein: MHILFLTDNFPPEGNAPATRTYEHAIRWVNAGHKVTVITCAPNFPEGKLFEGFKNSWYQTHYLDGIKVVRVKTYITANEGFVKRILDYMSFMVTGFFAGLFQKKADVIVATSPQFFCACAGWALSAVRRKPFVFELRDIWPASITAVGAMKESFVIRMLEKIELFLYRRADSIVSVTNAFKKELIERGIDGEKIDVVLNGVDLSKYEPSKAKDNSLAEQYDLEGKFVVGYVGTHGMAHGLEHIVDVAERLKSHDDIRVVFAGGGAARQKVVDLVKENNLSNVVLIDRQPKEMMPKVWSLCDVSLVPLVNSDLFRTVIPSKIFECMGMGIPTVMSVPEGEATEIIRGTNSGLVVESENVEQITDAVLKLYSDKELYQNIRQCSIESAPKFSRNIMAGDMVSIFLKQNVG, from the coding sequence ATGCACATTCTATTTTTGACAGATAACTTCCCTCCAGAAGGAAATGCTCCAGCGACAAGAACATACGAGCATGCAATTCGTTGGGTTAACGCTGGTCATAAAGTCACAGTTATTACCTGTGCGCCTAATTTTCCGGAAGGAAAGCTCTTCGAGGGCTTCAAAAACTCTTGGTATCAAACTCATTACTTAGATGGGATTAAAGTAGTTCGAGTTAAAACATACATTACTGCGAACGAAGGTTTTGTAAAACGCATCCTAGATTACATGTCGTTTATGGTGACTGGTTTCTTTGCGGGATTGTTTCAGAAAAAGGCAGATGTAATCGTAGCGACTTCACCACAGTTCTTCTGTGCGTGTGCAGGATGGGCGTTATCAGCGGTCAGAAGAAAGCCTTTTGTGTTTGAGCTTCGTGATATTTGGCCTGCTTCGATAACAGCTGTCGGTGCGATGAAGGAAAGCTTTGTGATTCGCATGCTTGAGAAAATCGAATTGTTTCTGTATCGCCGAGCTGACTCAATTGTTTCAGTGACTAACGCATTTAAGAAAGAGCTCATTGAACGTGGCATTGATGGTGAAAAAATTGATGTCGTTCTAAATGGCGTGGATTTGTCCAAATATGAACCGTCGAAGGCTAAAGACAACTCGCTTGCTGAGCAATACGATTTGGAGGGAAAATTTGTTGTTGGCTATGTCGGCACTCATGGCATGGCACATGGTCTTGAACATATCGTTGATGTTGCTGAACGCTTGAAGAGTCATGATGATATTCGAGTTGTATTCGCCGGTGGAGGTGCTGCTCGTCAAAAGGTAGTTGACCTAGTAAAAGAAAATAACCTTTCCAACGTGGTGCTTATTGATCGTCAGCCTAAAGAAATGATGCCTAAAGTATGGTCACTTTGCGACGTTTCATTGGTTCCTTTGGTGAATAGCGACTTGTTTAGGACTGTGATTCCATCAAAGATATTTGAATGTATGGGTATGGGAATACCCACAGTTATGAGCGTGCCAGAGGGTGAGGCTACTGAGATTATACGTGGCACCAACTCGGGCTTAGTTGTAGAAAGTGAAAATGTCGAACAAATCACTGATGCAGTGCTTAAGTTATATTCGGATAAAGAGCTTTATCAGAATATACGCCAATGTAGCATTGAATCTGCTCCAAAGTTTAGCCGAAACATAATGGCTGGAGATATGGTCTCTATTTTTCTAAAGCAAAACGTTGGTTAA
- a CDS encoding heparinase II/III family protein, producing the protein MNKILNLYHTLKYLKPIQLTNRVYRKLYKVRFSAPITQCNHTSNDWLLFSVLPSCYQGSRQFKFLNVVDVLSDWNDKNKAKLWLYNLHYFDDLNQLGWQERTDIHTDLIDTWIAQNPPMMGNGWEPYTISLRSVNWIKWFLYGNEPKSEWLSSLSLQVQALDQQLEYHLLGNHLFANAKGLVFAGCFFKGKDAKAWLMRGLAILEKEVPEQILADGGNFELTPMYHNTILADMLDLYHLSLVYHDLIPSETQSAWYEYILKMFEWAELMEHPDGDISFFNDSAFGIAPRLKSLKEYAEILNVDLPSSIGEQVTLLKDSGYVVAKVNKIKLITDVAKVGPDYIPGHAHADTLSFELSIGNQRVFVNSGTSVYGLGEERHRQRKTETHNTVVVDGEDSSEVWSGFRVARRAYPSNPEIKVNEQTVSVECSHDGYMRLPGKVIHTRNWQLTPESLVVSDLLTGKFNDAQAHYHLHPDIQVLNEDELIIQLPDNSKYVVKVEGGDTVILDSTWHPEFGLSVANKKLLVDFKQNEVTFVLERIT; encoded by the coding sequence ATAAATAAAATACTAAATCTTTATCACACACTAAAATATCTCAAGCCAATTCAGTTGACGAATCGAGTTTATAGGAAACTGTATAAAGTAAGGTTTAGCGCGCCGATTACCCAATGTAACCATACTTCAAACGACTGGCTTTTGTTTTCTGTTTTACCATCATGCTATCAAGGTAGCAGACAGTTTAAGTTCCTGAACGTGGTAGATGTTCTTAGTGACTGGAATGATAAGAATAAAGCCAAACTTTGGCTTTATAATCTTCATTATTTTGACGATTTAAATCAACTTGGGTGGCAAGAGCGGACTGATATTCATACAGACCTTATCGATACTTGGATTGCGCAGAATCCTCCTATGATGGGTAATGGTTGGGAGCCTTACACAATCTCACTTCGTTCCGTTAATTGGATAAAGTGGTTTTTATACGGAAATGAGCCTAAATCAGAATGGTTATCGAGTCTCTCTCTTCAAGTTCAGGCACTTGACCAACAGTTAGAATACCATTTACTTGGGAACCATCTATTTGCTAACGCAAAAGGGTTAGTGTTTGCCGGTTGTTTTTTCAAAGGGAAGGATGCTAAAGCGTGGTTAATGCGAGGTCTGGCGATTTTAGAAAAGGAGGTTCCTGAACAAATCTTAGCTGATGGCGGTAATTTTGAATTGACACCAATGTATCACAACACCATATTGGCTGATATGCTCGATTTATATCACCTGAGTCTTGTTTATCATGACTTAATTCCGAGTGAAACTCAGAGTGCCTGGTATGAGTACATTTTGAAAATGTTCGAATGGGCAGAGCTGATGGAACATCCTGATGGCGATATTTCATTCTTTAATGACTCTGCATTTGGCATCGCACCGAGACTCAAAAGCCTAAAAGAATATGCCGAAATCTTGAACGTCGATCTACCTAGCTCTATTGGTGAGCAAGTTACTTTGTTAAAGGATAGTGGTTATGTTGTTGCGAAAGTGAACAAGATAAAGCTTATCACTGATGTAGCCAAGGTAGGTCCAGATTATATTCCTGGCCATGCCCATGCAGACACACTTTCATTTGAGTTAAGTATTGGTAATCAGAGAGTTTTTGTGAACAGTGGTACTTCTGTTTACGGACTGGGAGAAGAAAGACACAGGCAGCGTAAAACCGAAACCCACAACACAGTAGTGGTTGATGGTGAAGACTCTTCAGAAGTGTGGAGTGGTTTCCGAGTTGCGAGGCGTGCTTATCCGAGTAACCCAGAAATTAAGGTTAACGAGCAGACCGTTAGTGTCGAATGTTCGCATGACGGTTACATGCGTTTACCTGGAAAGGTGATACATACCCGTAATTGGCAGTTAACTCCTGAAAGCTTGGTTGTCTCAGACTTACTAACAGGTAAGTTTAATGATGCACAGGCACATTATCACTTGCATCCAGATATACAAGTTTTGAATGAGGACGAACTCATCATCCAACTACCGGATAACAGCAAGTACGTGGTTAAAGTAGAGGGCGGTGATACCGTCATACTTGATTCCACATGGCATCCAGAATTTGGCCTATCGGTCGCCAATAAAAAGCTTCTAGTAGATTTTAAGCAGAATGAAGTGACCTTTGTTCTCGAACGGATAACGTAA